The Bos indicus x Bos taurus breed Angus x Brahman F1 hybrid chromosome 13, Bos_hybrid_MaternalHap_v2.0, whole genome shotgun sequence genome includes a region encoding these proteins:
- the TNFRSF6B gene encoding tumor necrosis factor receptor superfamily member 6B: MRAPPWPVTALLLALASRGAAASAPTYPWRDAETGEWLVCDQCPPGTFVQRPCGRNSPTTCGACPPRHYTQFWNYLERCRYCNVICGEREEEARPCGATHNRACRCRSGFFEHAGFCLEHASCPPGAGVAAPGTPSQNTQCQPCPPGTFSASSSSSERCQPHRNCTALGLAVNVPGSPLHDALCTNCTSFQLGLLEPGAPGTEECEHAVVDFVAFQDISLKRLQRLQQALADPGTQRPPPPLREGRAALQRRLWQQLMELREARPGALGVRLLRALRAARLPGLERSIREHFLRAR; this comes from the exons ATGAGAGCTCCGCCGTGGCCCGTGACTGCCTTGCTGCTGGCGCTCGCGTCGCGCGGGGCGGCGGCAAGCGCGCCCACCTACCCGTGGAGGGACGCAGAGACGGGGGAGTGGCTGGTGTGTGACCAGTGCCCTCCGGGCACCTTTGTGCAGCGGCCTTGCGGCCGGAACAGCCCCACGACGTGCGGTGCGTGCCCGCCGCGCCACTACACACAATTTTGGAACTACCTGGAGCGCTGCCGCTACTGCAACGTCATCTGCGGGGAGCGCGAGGAGGAGGCGCGGCCGTGCGGGGCCACCCACAACCGCGCCTGCCGCTGTCGGTCCGGTTTCTTCGAGCACGCCGGCTTCTGCCTGGAGCACGCGTCCTGCCCGCCCGGCGCCGGCGTGGCTGCTCCcg GCACCCCCAGCCAGAACACACAGTGCCAGCCGTGCCCCCCGGGCACCTTCTCCGCCAGCAGCTCGAGCTCGGAGCGGTGCCAGCCCCACCGCAACTGCACGGCCCTGGGCCTGGCCGTCAATGTGCCTGGCTCCCCGTTACACGACGCCCTGTGCACCAACTGCACGAGCTTCCAGCTCGGCCTGTTGGAGCCAGGGGCCCCGG GGACCGAGGAGTGTGAGCACGCCGTGGTCGACTTCGTGGCTTTCCAGGACATCTCCCTCAAGAGACTGCAGCGACTGCAGCAAGCGCTCGCGGATCCCGGGACGCAGAGACCGCCGCCGCCGCTGAGGGAGGGCCGCGCGGCGCTGCAGCGGAGGCTATGGCAGCAGCTCATGGAGCTCCGCGAAGCGCGGCCCGGGGCGCTGGGGGTACGGCTGCTGCGGGCGCTGCGCGCGGCCAGACTCCCTGGGCTGGAGCGCAGCATCCGCGAACACTTCCTTCGGGCACGGTGA
- the ARFRP1 gene encoding ADP-ribosylation factor-related protein 1 isoform X1 yields MYTLLSGLYKYMFQKDEYCVLILGLDNAGKTTFLEQSKTRFNKNYKGMSLSKITTTVGLNIGTVDVGKARLMFWDLGGQEELQSLWDKYYAECHGVIYVIDSTDEERLSESKQAFEKMVTSEALDGVPILVLANKQDVETCLSIPDIKTAFSDCASKIGRRDCLTQACSALTGKGVREGIEWMVKCVVRNVHRPPRQRDIT; encoded by the exons ATGTACACGCTGCTGTCGGGCCTGTACAAGTACATGTTCCAGAAGGACGAGTACTGCGTCCTGATCCTGGGTCTGGACAACGCCGGGAAGACG ACCTTCTTGGAGCAGTCAAAGACCCGATTCAACAAGAACTACAAGGGGATGAGTCTGTCCAAAATCACTACCACCGTGGGCCTAAACA TCGGCACTGTGGACGTGGGAAAGGCCCGCCTGATGTTCTGGGACttgggggggcaggaggagctgcAGTCTCTGTGGGACAAG TACTATGCAGAGTGTCATGGTGTCATCTATGTCATCGACTCCACAGATGAAGAGCGGCTCTCTGAATCCAAACAGGCGTTTG AGAAGATGGTCACAAGCGAGGCGCTGGACGGTGTCCCCATCCTGGTGCTGGCCAATAAGCAGGATGTTGAG ACTTGCCTCTCCATCCCTGACATCAAGACTGCGTTCAGCGACTGTGCCTCCAAGATTGGCAGGCGGGACTGCCTGACCCAGGCCTGCTCGGCCCTCACAGG CAAGGGGGTGCGTGAGGGCATCGAGTGGATGGTGAAGTGCGTCGTGCGGAATGTGCACCGGCCGCCGAGGCAACGGGACATCACATAG
- the ARFRP1 gene encoding ADP-ribosylation factor-related protein 1 isoform X2 → MYTLLSGLYKYMFQKDEYCVLILGLDNAGKTTFLEQSKTRFNKNYKGMSLSKITTTVGLNIGTVDVGKARLMFWDLGGQEELQSLWDKYYAECHGVIYVIDSTDEERLSESKQAFDGHKRGAGRCPHPGAGQ, encoded by the exons ATGTACACGCTGCTGTCGGGCCTGTACAAGTACATGTTCCAGAAGGACGAGTACTGCGTCCTGATCCTGGGTCTGGACAACGCCGGGAAGACG ACCTTCTTGGAGCAGTCAAAGACCCGATTCAACAAGAACTACAAGGGGATGAGTCTGTCCAAAATCACTACCACCGTGGGCCTAAACA TCGGCACTGTGGACGTGGGAAAGGCCCGCCTGATGTTCTGGGACttgggggggcaggaggagctgcAGTCTCTGTGGGACAAG TACTATGCAGAGTGTCATGGTGTCATCTATGTCATCGACTCCACAGATGAAGAGCGGCTCTCTGAATCCAAACAGGCGTTTG ATGGTCACAAGCGAGGCGCTGGACGGTGTCCCCATCCTGGTGCTGGCCAATAA